The DNA region TAAGCCTGATCAAGCATTAAAGCCGGAATATAGTCGGCACGATTTTTATCCCCTACTACACGCTCTTTCCAGCCATCAACAACATAATGTGTCACCAAAAATAACACAAAGGCAATCAGTGTAATTCCTACAGTACCCATATATTTCCAAGTAACAACACTTAGCAATAAACTGTAAGTTAAACTATGCACAAATAACATAAACTTAGATTTATTTTTCATTTTCATTACAAATTCACCTTGCAAGTGAATATCATATAAAAAATGTAATAATACCATGACTACAAGAAATTCAAAATTTGGTATATCAAACATACCTGCTCACCCCATTCATTTTTTTTTGAGTTTAACAATATAAAAACCATCAACTCCATGTATGTGTGGATATAACGAAACCTCGAGAACATCTTCACCCGTAACCGGATGTTTAATGTATACGCGTTCAAAGTCAGGCTGTTCCTGTAAAAAACTATTAATTACCCCCTGATTTTCTTTTGTGCAAATTGTGCAGGTACTGTATACCATATACCCCCCTGCCTTTAAATATTGTCCAGCATTTTTAAGAATTTCAAGTTGCAACTTAGGAAACTCTTCCAAATCTGCCGCACTTTTGCGCCAACGCGCATCAGCTCTTCTTCTTAAAACTCCTAAACCTGAACATGGTGCATCAACCAGTACATAATCTGCACTAGCCACTAGTTCTTTTCTAAAGACGCGCGCATCTTGATTCTTTGTTTCTATTATATCTATACCTAATCTTAACGCATTTTCCTTAATTAAAGCAAGTTTATGTTCATAAACATCAAAAGATAGGACTTTACCCCTATTTTTCATTTTTTGAGCCGCATGTGTGGCTTTCCCGCCTGGGGCACTACACATGTCTATTAGGGTTTTTTCAGATAACGGTTGTAAAATATCCGCCACTAACATAGAACTTTCATCCTGTACTTGCCATAAACCTGCCTTAAAAGTCGGAGATTGCGCCAAGGAGTTTTTCATTTCTTCAACTACAATACCATCTTCGGTTAAAGCCGATTTGCGTACCTGCATTTCTTCTTGTTCCAACAACTTAATAAGTTCAGCACGAGTTATTTTTAAAGTATTAGTCCGAATACTCAAACTCGCAACCTCATTATTAGCTTGACACAGGGCAATCGTCGCCTCTAGTCCTAATTCTTTCAACCACATTTTTATTAGCCACTCTGGATGGCTATATTTTAAAGCAATATGCTGGCTAGGGTTTTCTTGCATATCAGGAAACTGAATTTGTTCTTTGCCACGAATAATATTACGTAGCACACCATTTACAAATTTTACTGTTCCAGCATGCGAGTATTTTTTGGCTAAATTAACTGCTTCATTACAAGCAGCTGAAACTGGAACTTTATCCATATAAAAAATTTGGTAAACTGCTAAACGCAAAATATTAACTATCATACTGGGAATTTTATTTAGTGGTCGACTAACAAATTTAGCTAAAATCCAATCAAGCGTATTCGTAAATTTTACCGTACCATAAACTATTTCCGTTAAAAATCGTCTATCTACAGGGACTAAGCGGGTTCTATTTAGACGTTTTTGTAAAGCAATATTGGCATAGGCTTTGGAAATATAGATTTCTTCCAATAGTTCAATCGCAATTAAGCGCACATTTATTTTTTCAGCTTTTTGTCTTTCTTCTTGCTTATTCATTCATACCTTCCGTTTGCAAAAAATTTTTAATTGCAGCCTCAACCTTATTCAAATCTACCAGAGTATTGCAACAAGGTCCATGAGGCCGCTCATTTAGTACTCCAACTACTGGAATAGGAAAAACATCTTGTATTCCACTGGTCAGATCTCGCTCACAAGCTATTGCTAAAATTGCATGTGGTCTAATTTTCTTCACAACCTGCCTCGCTAAGGTCCCACCCGTAGCTACGGCTAAATGCACACCATATTTGCGAGTTAAGGCTAGCAGTCCACCTACTGGGCATCGCCCACATTGTTTACAATTATTAATATCTCGGGTTATTTTATGTGGACAAACATCAAGTTGAATACAATGCGGTGTTAAAATCAACAATTTCGTCGGTGCAATTTTAATATTGTTTTGTTTTACCAAATGGTTACTAACTTCAATAAAGGACCGCTCAATGATAACTTTGTTAATATCCAATAGTTTCCCAATAAATACAGCTAGCGGAAATAATAAATTAATACTATACCAAGCTGGTTTTTGAAACATAAAAAACTTCTTTATCCCTAATAAGGTAAAAATCATCCCTAAAACAGCAAAAGTTAGTACTAAAATTCCCCCACCTAGTAGAGTTGCCACTATAAATGGCAAGTACATATTCAAGGAAGCCAACCCTGGCAAAATTAACTGCCAAAGTAAAAAGCACATCCCTGCTAAAACTAATATACTCACCAAAATCAACGCCAAAAAGACACGTTTTTTAGGTCTAATTTCTATTTGCATTACATTCATCTCATTTCACACTTAAAAAAATTGCTCTCCTATTTCCAATTTTCGTCCATTAGCAAAATCTTTAGCAGCCATGCGCTTACGATTAGCTGGTTGTACTTCTTCTATTTGTAAGGTTTGTGAACCAGTTTGAACAATAAAACCCGCTTTGTTCAATTGAACTACACTACCAACTGGCAGTTTAGTATCTTTATACTCACTAATCGAACTACGCCAAATTTTCAAAGTTTCCCCTTTGCTATCTACAGTATATACCCCAGATAAAGCTCGAATCTTATTATGAATACTCACGGCAGAATTTTGCCAATCAATTTTTTCCATGTCACGCGTAATTAACTTCGTGTAGGTCGCTACAGCATCATCTTGTTTCCGAGCTACAATTTTCCCTTGTTCCAATTCTTTTAGCGTTGTTACCAACAATTCTGCGCCAAGTAATTTTAAGCGATTATACAAGCTTTCTGTTGTATCTACTGGGGTAATCTGCTCCTCTGCTACACTGAGGATATCCCCAGTATCCATACCCACATCCATTTTCATAACAGTTACCCCTGTTACTGTATCCCCATTAAGAATTGCCCAGTGAATTGGCGCAGCCCCTCGATATTTTGGTAAAATAGAACCATGCACATTCAAACACCCATATCTAGGAATATCCAAGATTGCTTGTGGTAGTATCTGTCCATAAGCTACAACTATAATCACCTCAGGTTGTAGGGCTTGTAATTCGGCAATAGTCTGTTCTGCTCTAACTTTCTCTGGTTGATAAACAGGTAAATCATGATCTAAAGCAACCTGTTTCACAGCGCTGTAAGCTAGTTTTTTTCCTCGACCACTTGGGCGATCTGGTTGTGTGTATACTGCCAAAATTTCATGCCCACTAGCAATTAATTTTTCTAAACTCGCACTGGCAAAATCTGGCGTTCCCATAAATATTATTTTCATTTTTCTACCTCATTTTTACTATTCATCAACTTGTTCTTTAGTAGCTTGAAGTTTTTTCAAATTAACAGCGAGGTCCACAAATAACCGTCCTTCTAAATGATCAATTTCATGTTGCAAAGCCCTCGCTAAAAAATCTACCGCCTTAATTTTCACTCTTTTCCCCTGACGATTTAAGCCTTGTACTACTACTTTTTGAGCTCTAGCAACATCGCCAAAAAAACCAGCAACACTTAGGCAACCCTCTTGGTCTACTACCGAACCTTCGGCACTTACTATTTCGGGATTTATCAACTCGATTAGACCTTCGCCAATATCGACGATAATAATCCGTTTACTAACACCTATCTGTGGAGCTGCTAACCCGACTCCATCTGACGCATACATCGTATCCGCCATATCATCTAGAATTTTTAAAATTTGTTTATTTATTTTTTCCACCGGTTCCGCTTTTGCCTTTAAAACCGGATTCCCTATTTGTACTACTTCTAAAACTGCCATTGTACTCTCCTTCTACTAAATTATATTTACGGGTTGAACATCCACCATGATCTCTTTGCGCAAATAAATTTTTTCCCGTAAACAATATGCTTTTATTAAAGTTAAATCACTACCCTTTATTAGAATATGCAGTGAATAATAATTTTTAATCTTACTTACTAATCCATAAAAAGGTCCGATGATTTCTATTCTATTGCCATTAACAACTTTTTGCAACTCCAAAAATAACTCATCTGCAATTTTTTCTGCTTTTTCTTGTTCAACCGCTGTTATTTTAAATTTTATTAGTTCCACATAAGGCGGATAAGAGAACTCCTGGCGTTGTTGCAATTCCACTGCCGCAAAATTAGCATAGTCTTGTTGGCAAATCAACTGCATAATCGGATTTTCTGGATTATAGGTCTGAATTAGCACTTTGCCAGCGGCTGCACCTCGCCCTGCTCTTCCAGCCATTTGCATCAACAAAGCAAACGTCGCTTCTCCCGCGCGATAATCTGGTAAATTAAGCGTACTATCTGCGGCTAAAATTCCCACTAGAGTTACATTCGGGAAATCATGTCCTTTAGCCACCATTTGCGTACCAATTAAAATTTGTGCTTGACCTTGAGCAAAAGCTTGCAATATTTTATCATGACCAAACTTTCCCTTCGTACTGTCTTGATCCATTCGCAAAATTCGTACCGTTGCAAATTCCTTTTGCAATTGTTCTTCTAGTTTTTGTGTTCCTGTGCCAAAAAATTTTATTTTATGACTTCTGCACTGCGGGCAAATATCGGGAGCGGTTTCCCTGTGCCCACAATAATGACAAGTTAAACCGCCACCATATTGTTTATGATAAACCAAAGACACATCACAATTACTGCATTTAACAACATAACCACAGTCACGACACATTACAAAGGTTGAAAACCCTCGACGATTCAACAAAATTATCGCTTGTTTGCCCGCACTTATAGTTTCTTCCAACGCTTGCTTTAAAGCCCGAGAAATCACACTATAATTTTTAGCTTGCAATTCAGCGCGCATATCCACTAAACTGATTTCTGGCAAAACAGCATCTTGCTTTGCACGCAAATTCAGCTCGAAATACTTATATTCGCCACTTTGTGCAGCTTGATAACTTGTTAAACTTGGCGTTGCACTGCCTAAAACCAAGGGAATATGCAATGCCGCCGCTCGCATTTTAGCTACTTGCACAGCGTGATAACTAGGGTAATTATCCTGCTTATAGGCATTTTCATGCTCTTCATCAATTACTATTAGACCTAACTCACTAAAGGGCGCAAAAACACCCGAACGAGCCGCAATCAAAATAGCGGCTTGACCATTTCGCAATTTTCCATAAACATCATTACGTTCATTTTGGGTTAAGCGACTATGCGATACTACTACTTGATTTTTAAATAGGCTTTGAAACCTTTTCACAATCTGACCGGTAAGGGCAATTTCCGGGACTAAAATTAAAGTTTGCCGCCCTCTTGCTAAGCTCATTTTTGTTAATTGCAAATAAACTTCGGTCTTGCCACTACCGGTAATTCCATGCAATAAAATGGTACGCTCGGGGTTAGTCTGCAGCTGTAAATTAGCAAAATAATCTACAACCTGCTGTTGTTGAGAATTCAACTGCAAAAATTCACCTGTAGTTGCCCCACTAGCATAGCTATCACGATAAATCCGTTTCGCAAAATATTCAATCGCTCCAAGTTTTACTAGGCTATTTAAAACATTTTTACTAATTCCTTGCGCTTGCAGCTCTTCAGTTGAATATTCCTCTTGTTGTTCCAATAATGCCAACACCTGCAATTGGCGTTTTGCCTGTTTGCTAACTAAACCCCATTTAGTTTTATCACTAATCTTTATATACCACACTTGCTTTTCTTGAAATTTTTTATAAACACTGTCTTCCAAAATAAGAACTTCCAATTTAAGCAATTTATTTAACTGTTTATGCAAATCAATAATTTCTGGCAACATTTTTTTTAATTCTTGGTAAGTTTTTTTTACTTTCCCTTGTAAGCACTGGCAAATAGTTTGTTGTATTGCTGTTAAAGCACTTATTTTTTCTCCTTGCGCTAACACATACAATTTTTCAGCCTTTATGCCAGTATTACCCACTAAAAATAGTTTCAAGGCTTCGGGATAAGAGCACAAATAATAATCAGCAATATTTCTAGCTGTATTTAACATTTCCCTTGAAAACCAAGGTTGCTCATCGACTATATCCAAAACCTCTTTGAGCTTCTCTAGTTCAATTGCTCCATCTAGTTGGAGTACTTTTTCTAAAACCACTCCTTCTTTCAACATATTGCCAAAAGGAACGATTACCCGATGTCCTACTTCAATATGTTCTAAAGCTGCTGGTAATTTGTAAGTAAACAATTTATCTAAACTTTTAACATTGGTATTAATACAAACTTGTACAAATTGCATAGTTTTACCTCAAAATTCTTATTGTCTACTAATTATATACTTTGCCAAAGCTTTATTCAACAAATAATAAGCTGCTTAAAAACAGCTTTATCCAGCTTGTTTTAAACAGCTTATCCTTTTCTGACGTTAGGATTTATGATAATTTTTGACAATAACAATTGGTGTTTTTTCACTACCATTACCGAAAGGGTTGTCAATTAAAATTTTAGACATTAACTGTGCATCCACACCTTTAGAAACTCCTAAAATTGCCGCTCTTTTTAAGTCATTTACATCCGCAACTACCGCACCATAACAACCTAATTCTGCTGTTATGCTTTCTGCTACGGCAGTTGGGTTTTTCGGACCGAAAACAATATATTTATCATAAGGCGGCATAGTTCCTGAAAAATCATCAATCAAGCGCGCTTGTTCCCCCGCCAACTGATAGAAAACCCCACTTTTACCAAGAACCTTGGCCAAGGAACCCGCCAAGAACGCCCCCAAAACTCTTAACTCACCCTCTTCATTCATCAAAGCTTGCATAGCATAGCGATTAGCTAAACTTCCATGCACTGGAAAAAATCGGCATAAAATTTTAGCCAATAATCCTGGGGTTATTTCTTGAATATCAAAAGCTCGCTTTTGAGTTATCGCTACCACACTTTCCGCCACCGCAATAACATCGCCTGCCTCTACATGAGCCTGGCAGTATTCTTTTATCGCTTTCACAATATCATCATTGTGAGTCAAAATTCTAGTTTTCACTGGCAAAATCTCATAACTACTCATTTCACAACACCTCGCTCAATCGCCTCTTGCAATTCTTGCTTAGTTGTCCAAAAGTACCACCGCGCAATTTTAAATTCTTCTTTAGAAACATAATTAGCATAAACCTCTAGTTTTATATCAAATATTTCTTTGATAATTTCCTGTATTGACTTTTCCGCTTCAATCGTTAAAGTTAAAATTAGCGTTTCTTTACTCTGTCCAAAAATCGGAAATGCTTCTAAATAATTATCTTGACGCCGATAGCCAACTCTTTCTAATCTGGTAGTAACAGTAGCCTGATCAAATTGCTCTTGCGGTAGTAAATGTCGCGAGAAAGCATCAATAATCGTAGCATCTGGTTTTTCACTCTCATTAGCTATTTCAAATTTTGTAGTAAACACAGCACGTTGTGCAGCAACTTCTTCTAATTTAAAAGCACTCCGGCACTCTACATGGGCCACTATTTTGGCTTCTCCCTGTATCAAAGCATGCAAATAAATAGCCCCGGCAATAATTGCTATTATTCCTACTAGTCCAGCTAAAAACATCATCTATGCTCGCCCACCTTTAGTATCAATTTCAAAAAATATCCTTAATCTTTGGAAAAATTCTTTTGGCAACCTTGTTACCGAACCATCTTTTTTAGTAAAAACATTTTGTGTTAAACCCTCGGCTATTAAGCTTTCATCTTTGGCATTTTTTATTTTATAAGAAAAAACCATTTTAACGCGGGATAATTCAATCATGTCCGCACAAATAATTATTTCATCCGCAAATCTAGCTGGTTTTTTATAACTACACCGCGCATCAGTTATCGGAAAAATATAATCCGCTTCCATTAGTTCCAAAAGATCAACGCCTGCTTGACGCAAATATTCAACTCTTCCCATTTCAAACCAGCGAAAATAATTAGCGTGGTGTACAACACCCATCATATCCGTTTCTACAAAACGTACTCGATCTTTTAGTTTTACCATTTCTCTCTAACTCTCCTTTTCTATAAAAGTTGTAATTTCAGACACAGTTTCTTTTATCAATTGGTTCATGCTTTTATTTTCTAAACCAACTATTTTTATATTAATATTCGCGATTGGCAGAAAAATTTTTTTCGCCACTGCACCTGCAACTTTTTGGGCAATTTCCGGAGTAACTTCCCCATACATTGCATTAGGAATAATCAAGCCTAAAGGAGCTACGAGTAAATCCACCTGCTGAATCGAGTAACAAATCGCATGTTCGCCACTAGCACCATTTTTAGCACCAGCCTTGACCATGGCTAAGGTTGCCATTGAATTGGTCCCTAAAGCAAGAAGCTCAACTTTTTTCTTTAAGTGCTCGGGTAAATTACTTATAACCTGAGCCATAAGTCCACCACCTAGGCCATCAATAAAAGCTATAACCACTTTGCACCTCCTAAAACATATGCCTAACATTATAACACTTTTTTTACACTTATACCACCTTAAATATCGTTTTCCCCTTGCTTTTTTCAACTTACCTATTCTATAATTTATTTAAGTAAATAATGAAAGGATGTATTTCATGAGCGCAATTAATATTCCCGAAATTCTTAAACAGCTAATCAGCAATAAAGAATATACGCTACCTGATTATCTTACCGAACAAGAAATTGCCGTTTTAGTCGATCTCTTAAAACTAAATCTCAAACGCTCCCACCCTTTTGCTCTTTTAAGCCGTCAGGACAATATGTTATTTTTATTATAAGCACTTATAATTGGAACTAAGCTTACTTAATTTTAATAGTTGCTTTGCTCTAAGCTAGTTCCCTCCCCAATGTTAAAAGCGCTAATTTTGTATAGAAAACAGTTTCGCCTTAAACTAAAGAGATATTTTATGTTTAAGAACCAGTTTCCTATACAACTACAGTTTGGCGTTTTTATCTTTTAAATTTAAAACAAGATTAAGAACTTTTACATTCTTAATCTTGTCTAAATAGCCTTATTTATTTAGCAGTCAATTTATGGAGGCAGTGTCGGAAATAATTTCCGACACTGCCTCCGCTGTTTTTAATCAACTAGTCAATTATATTGCGTTTATACTGTTGGTAAGTACATTTCACTTCTTTCATTTTCGCCGCTAACTCTAATTGCAATTCAGAAGCTAAAGCATAATCTTGCGCTTCAAAAGCTTTTCTAATTTTGGTAAACAACGAAGGTGCTGCCAAGCTATCTTTAGCAATATACCGTCTTAAAGTTTGTACTTCTCGCCAAGCAGTTAAATCCGAATCAGTAACTGTTTCGACTTTATGTAGCGGTTTCATAGCCACAATCGCATCAAAGTAATCAGGAATAATTCTATTGAGCAATTCTGCTTGCCAACGTTTTTGCGCGCCCAATTTAAAGGAATTCACAAATTCTGGGCGAATAATGTTACCACGCGTTAAGCTAGCAACTTTTTCTGGATATTTTTCAAACGCCGTAAGATTTTCCCAAACTGTAGCTGGTGGTTTGCTGAATAGGCGATCTCTTTCTTCCGCTGTATAATCATCGAACACATCTTCTTCACTGCGATACTCGCGCTCTGTTTCTAAGTAGAACCCTACTTCGCCCGCTTTTTTAGATAGTTCATTTTCTAATTCCACTAAACTCTTATCCGCTGTAGCCAAAATACCATCTAACATCGTCATGTAAAATGCCGCTAAAGCCATATAGGTATTTGTAAACGGATTTGGCGAACGCACCTCAAAACGAGTAGCCATTGGACTGTCAATATCACGCACTAAGCCTGCTAAAATAGTTCTATTTCTTGAAGGAATTGCTGGCTCATGACCTAATGAAGTAACAATACAAACTGGTGCTTCAAAACCTGGTTTCAAGCGATTTAATGAATCATTGGTAGCTGAAACAATTGGATTAACCACTTCATAGTTTTTCAAAATACCCATAATTGAGCCGTAACCGATGGCACTCAAAAAGTTTTGGCGCATATCCGTTGGCGCAAACAAGTTAACTAGTTTACCAGTTTTCATTTTAGCCATAATACAAACATGAGTATGTTCACCATTACCAGCTACACCCTCAATTGGTTTTGCTTGGAAAGTAACTTCCAAACCATTTTGGCGGAAAACTTCCTTAATAATTGTTCTCGCTAATAATTCATTATCAGCTGTTTGTACCCCTTGAGAATACTTCCAGTCTATTTCTAATTGTTCCATTACATGAGACAAATGACCAGTGCCATCCATTTTTGCTTTTACGCCACCAACTTCTTTGTGTCCCATTTCTGGTTCTAAACCATAACGTTCTAAAGCAATTACAGCTTGTTCCATTGCTGTACGCACATTACCGCGCGTACGTTGCCAGTATTGCTCTTGCAATACTTGTGATGCTGATAATTCTTCTACTGGAGCCGCATCAGCTGGAGTTTTTACCCAAAATTCTAATTCTGTTGCACAAGTGAACACAATATCTTCTACTTCCGCTAAATTCACATGCTCTAAACCAGCAATAGTTGGTTGTTTAGCAAACAAACTCATAAGTTCTTGTTTTACAAAATCCAAAGAATTTTTCAAAATAGAACGTGAATCTACAAAAACATCATTATGAATCAAGAAACTTGGAATTCTCAAAGTACCTACCATTTTTCCTGTTTCTAAATCAATATGTTCATAGTTATAGTCGACAAACCAATTAACATCTTTATCAACTTTAAAATCTACCCGAGCATTATTTAAAGAGGCAATTCCAGGAAGCACAACAGAGGAACCATCAGTTTGAACAGCACTAGCTTCTAAGAAACTATGCATTTCGGAAATAAACAAGCTTACCGGAATTTTTTCATCAGTATCATTACCGGCAAAATCAATTCCTACCACAGAAACAAATTGAATTTCTGGATGCGCTGCTAAAATCTCTTTGAGACTTTGCGGATCATGTTTATCCGCAGGAATTACATACAACAAATCTTTTTGTGTCATTTCTTTCACCTCTTAAAAAATTTCAATTTAATAAAAAAAGACCTTCCTATACCTTGTATTAGTACAGAAAGGTCGTCTTTGACCATAAAATATTACATTTACATGATTGATTCTACCACTACTACTATTTTTTGTCTAGTAC from Succinispira mobilis DSM 6222 includes:
- a CDS encoding DUF3307 domain-containing protein, encoding MFDIPNFEFLVVMVLLHFLYDIHLQGEFVMKMKNKSKFMLFVHSLTYSLLLSVVTWKYMGTVGITLIAFVLFLVTHYVVDGWKERVVGDKNRADYIPALMLDQAYHVVIVVIVWIFAIFF
- the rsmB gene encoding 16S rRNA (cytosine(967)-C(5))-methyltransferase RsmB; its protein translation is MNKQEERQKAEKINVRLIAIELLEEIYISKAYANIALQKRLNRTRLVPVDRRFLTEIVYGTVKFTNTLDWILAKFVSRPLNKIPSMIVNILRLAVYQIFYMDKVPVSAACNEAVNLAKKYSHAGTVKFVNGVLRNIIRGKEQIQFPDMQENPSQHIALKYSHPEWLIKMWLKELGLEATIALCQANNEVASLSIRTNTLKITRAELIKLLEQEEMQVRKSALTEDGIVVEEMKNSLAQSPTFKAGLWQVQDESSMLVADILQPLSEKTLIDMCSAPGGKATHAAQKMKNRGKVLSFDVYEHKLALIKENALRLGIDIIETKNQDARVFRKELVASADYVLVDAPCSGLGVLRRRADARWRKSAADLEEFPKLQLEILKNAGQYLKAGGYMVYSTCTICTKENQGVINSFLQEQPDFERVYIKHPVTGEDVLEVSLYPHIHGVDGFYIVKLKKK
- a CDS encoding DUF116 domain-containing protein; translated protein: MNVMQIEIRPKKRVFLALILVSILVLAGMCFLLWQLILPGLASLNMYLPFIVATLLGGGILVLTFAVLGMIFTLLGIKKFFMFQKPAWYSINLLFPLAVFIGKLLDINKVIIERSFIEVSNHLVKQNNIKIAPTKLLILTPHCIQLDVCPHKITRDINNCKQCGRCPVGGLLALTRKYGVHLAVATGGTLARQVVKKIRPHAILAIACERDLTSGIQDVFPIPVVGVLNERPHGPCCNTLVDLNKVEAAIKNFLQTEGMNE
- the fmt gene encoding methionyl-tRNA formyltransferase encodes the protein MKIIFMGTPDFASASLEKLIASGHEILAVYTQPDRPSGRGKKLAYSAVKQVALDHDLPVYQPEKVRAEQTIAELQALQPEVIIVVAYGQILPQAILDIPRYGCLNVHGSILPKYRGAAPIHWAILNGDTVTGVTVMKMDVGMDTGDILSVAEEQITPVDTTESLYNRLKLLGAELLVTTLKELEQGKIVARKQDDAVATYTKLITRDMEKIDWQNSAVSIHNKIRALSGVYTVDSKGETLKIWRSSISEYKDTKLPVGSVVQLNKAGFIVQTGSQTLQIEEVQPANRKRMAAKDFANGRKLEIGEQFF
- the def gene encoding peptide deformylase, whose product is MAVLEVVQIGNPVLKAKAEPVEKINKQILKILDDMADTMYASDGVGLAAPQIGVSKRIIIVDIGEGLIELINPEIVSAEGSVVDQEGCLSVAGFFGDVARAQKVVVQGLNRQGKRVKIKAVDFLARALQHEIDHLEGRLFVDLAVNLKKLQATKEQVDE
- the priA gene encoding primosomal protein N', translated to MQFVQVCINTNVKSLDKLFTYKLPAALEHIEVGHRVIVPFGNMLKEGVVLEKVLQLDGAIELEKLKEVLDIVDEQPWFSREMLNTARNIADYYLCSYPEALKLFLVGNTGIKAEKLYVLAQGEKISALTAIQQTICQCLQGKVKKTYQELKKMLPEIIDLHKQLNKLLKLEVLILEDSVYKKFQEKQVWYIKISDKTKWGLVSKQAKRQLQVLALLEQQEEYSTEELQAQGISKNVLNSLVKLGAIEYFAKRIYRDSYASGATTGEFLQLNSQQQQVVDYFANLQLQTNPERTILLHGITGSGKTEVYLQLTKMSLARGRQTLILVPEIALTGQIVKRFQSLFKNQVVVSHSRLTQNERNDVYGKLRNGQAAILIAARSGVFAPFSELGLIVIDEEHENAYKQDNYPSYHAVQVAKMRAAALHIPLVLGSATPSLTSYQAAQSGEYKYFELNLRAKQDAVLPEISLVDMRAELQAKNYSVISRALKQALEETISAGKQAIILLNRRGFSTFVMCRDCGYVVKCSNCDVSLVYHKQYGGGLTCHYCGHRETAPDICPQCRSHKIKFFGTGTQKLEEQLQKEFATVRILRMDQDSTKGKFGHDKILQAFAQGQAQILIGTQMVAKGHDFPNVTLVGILAADSTLNLPDYRAGEATFALLMQMAGRAGRGAAAGKVLIQTYNPENPIMQLICQQDYANFAAVELQQRQEFSYPPYVELIKFKITAVEQEKAEKIADELFLELQKVVNGNRIEIIGPFYGLVSKIKNYYSLHILIKGSDLTLIKAYCLREKIYLRKEIMVDVQPVNII
- a CDS encoding coenzyme F420-0:L-glutamate ligase — translated: MSSYEILPVKTRILTHNDDIVKAIKEYCQAHVEAGDVIAVAESVVAITQKRAFDIQEITPGLLAKILCRFFPVHGSLANRYAMQALMNEEGELRVLGAFLAGSLAKVLGKSGVFYQLAGEQARLIDDFSGTMPPYDKYIVFGPKNPTAVAESITAELGCYGAVVADVNDLKRAAILGVSKGVDAQLMSKILIDNPFGNGSEKTPIVIVKNYHKS
- a CDS encoding acyl-CoA thioesterase, producing the protein MVKLKDRVRFVETDMMGVVHHANYFRWFEMGRVEYLRQAGVDLLELMEADYIFPITDARCSYKKPARFADEIIICADMIELSRVKMVFSYKIKNAKDESLIAEGLTQNVFTKKDGSVTRLPKEFFQRLRIFFEIDTKGGRA
- a CDS encoding DUF3842 family protein → MVIAFIDGLGGGLMAQVISNLPEHLKKKVELLALGTNSMATLAMVKAGAKNGASGEHAICYSIQQVDLLVAPLGLIIPNAMYGEVTPEIAQKVAGAVAKKIFLPIANINIKIVGLENKSMNQLIKETVSEITTFIEKES